The Hemicordylus capensis ecotype Gifberg chromosome 11, rHemCap1.1.pri, whole genome shotgun sequence genome includes the window GTTCAATCTTTATTTATaaagatccatctttatttatttttatttctcttttaaaaccactttgggaacttttgttgaaaagcggtatatataatATCCTTTgttgttagaaattgggggtcatttaattcaaagtcctcttcccaggggcataactataatagggcaaggggagacagttgtctgggggcccactgccttgggggcccccctgagtcaagtcacatgactgactcccccagcctcacacccgcctgggcttcctgcagttgtattcatcctcccaaattgatgtgagtgagtgagtactCTATGGACTCTTGCCTCAGAACTGTTACTCACCCGCCTTCAAAACAAGACTGGCTGTTAAAAATtatggaatatgcggagatggcaaaactaaCAGCATTACTAAGAGAcaaaaacttggaatgttttaaagaagattggaaaccattcttgttgtactTAAAGGATTATTTTCCTACTTTGAACTTGACCgtagggtttgaaatttagtaaaactgcaggttggttagattaacgATATAtataagggtttgaatttatgctTTGAGGTATTATAAGAGCAAAGGTAAATGTTATAGTTGATGACTCACGAAGAAAtctgagcgggaagtccacctttttatttttctgtgtgtacTTGTAATGAATGTTAATATTATtgatgttaaaaataataaaaattgaatttggagaAAGAACTGTTGCTCACCCCACAGCAGTTCTGGCTAATGGGAatgcttccccacccacccccatcatccTCTTGCTAGGTTAGTACCTGCAAAGACTGAGCCACACCATTCTAGTATGCAGTGGAAGTCAGGGGCAGTAGTGATGATGATGGGGTAGATCCACAAAAGAGGGGGGCAGCACAACAACAGCAAGGCTGAAGATGCAAAAACAAGTGATACACAACTGTTTATTGGTGAAAAACaagtaggaaggtgctgaaaggcatcatctcatactgcgcgggaggaggctatggtcaacccctcctgtattctaccaaagacaaccacggggctctgtggttgccagcagtcgacactgactcctggcaaactttacctttacgtaGGACCCCGAAGATGGTCCCTACAGGTAAGCTCCTGATAAAGTAGCTACTGGTAAGAGATAGATGTTGTGCTCTGCAGGATGAAGAGAAGACTATCCCCGGAAGAAGAGGATTTTCCTCAAAATGCATAGGAGCTTGTTTTACACCACTTGTTTTTGCATCTTCATGACGGGCTCGGAATAGTTCTGGTTCTGATAAAGTCATTTATCTAGTTCCCTGGGAAGCTTGAAAAGGAGAGGCAAAGCCAGAACTGACTCTTTGCAGGACTGATTCGGAGATGAACTTTCTTTGACTAGGAAGAAAAGgactggtctcctcctctgcTGAGGCCAGCCACAGGGAGGAGGTTGAGCCCTGCCtgcccctttcctctctcttctaGAGAAGGAACCCTAAAAGCACAGGACACActagggagcagggaggggttcCCAGGGGGTTCCCCCACACCTCACCTGCTTCTTCACCCAGGTGTGCTTCCCTCTGCTGCAGCCCTTCTGCTCCAGGAATGCAGTGAAGTCTGTGGTTTTAATTCCACAGCAGCTCCAGTATTTCATGCTGGGGGGGTGGGAGAATAAATGACAATAACCCATCATTTATTCTTGATTGTTCACATtcaccccacctttcctccaaggaactgagaCTGGCatggctctccccaccccgcacccccTTTCATTCCTCACGGTGCAGCTGgccagcagaggtgctcttacccctggacttcggggccagagtccagggcctgcacagctcctgggggctctcaaatcctctttagtctgtcccaggtggtgtggttgccccggctgagcatgatgatgttcagtgtggtgtagtggttagcgtgctggacgaggaccagggagatccgagttcaaatccccattcagccatgagacttgctgggtgactctgggccagtcacttctctctcagcctagcctacttcacagggctgttgtgaaagagaaaatcaagtatgtagtgcaccgctctgggctcattgaaggaagagcaggatataaaatgtaaacaacaacaataatagtaatgcttaattttcaggggatgggggcctccaaaggcctataggtccaggctcccacattacctaggtacacctctgactAGATGAGACAGAGAGAGCAGCTCAGCAGGTTTTATGGCTGATTAGGGATTTGAACGCAGGCCTCCCCTTATcgcagtccagcactctagcctgtgtgtgtgtgtgtgtgtgtgtgtacacaccacATTCCTATACTGAAGCACAGTCACAAGACACACGGACTGTGATTGAGAAGGAAGCTGGCGCCTTTGCCACAATCCCACATTGGCTGAAAGAGGAGGAATGAGTGTAGCAAATAATTCTAACAAAGACAGCAGTCCTTGGATTCTCTCTCCGGCTCTGCAGAAGGCTGGTCGTTGAAAGAGGCTGATGTACGTGAACAGGCAATTGGGCTGCTCTTTTCCAGAAGTCACCTTGGAACATTCCTCAAGGCACAACCAGATGTAGGAGGATGGGAGACTTGAGGAATGTTCCTTCTGGAAATGGCTTCAGTTACAGGGGAGGATGGCTCATCTTCTGGTTCTAaaaagcatgccttgtcccctgtgctaagcaggatgtgccctggtttgcatttggatgggtgactacaagtgagcactgtctgctgtaagacgttccacttaggggatggagcagtggctcagtggcagagcttttgcttgcatgcagaagaccccaggtgaactccctggcatctccagggagggctgggaagaagaaacttctgcctggaaccttggagagccgctgctaatcgatgtagacagtactgagcaatgGACCAATAGCgggactcggtataaggcagcagcttcctagattTCATGGGGAGGACAGCTGATcttgtgataggaacataggaagctgccatatactgagtcagaccattgatctatctagctcagtattgtctatgcagactggcagcggcttctccaaggttgcaggcaggaacctctctcagccctatcttggaggtgccaccagggaggagggaacttggggaatatcttccagtgctcacacaagtagtctcccattcaaatgcaaaccaggatggtccctgcttagcttaaggcgacaagtcatgcttgctgccaccagaccagctctggtcttgtggcatgaattgttccctttgctcagCAAGATcgtccttggtttgcatttggatggtcaCGACATGTCGGGGCAGTAAGTGGATGGGGCCAAGGCTCAGGGACTGGgcatctgcttgcaggcagaaggccccagattcaatctctggcatctctagatagagctgggaaagactcctgcttgaaatcttggaaaggtactgccagtgagtgtagtcaatactgagctagatggaccagtggtccaactcagtataaagcagctccctatgtacaGTCCTAAGTCCTGGACATCTGCAGATCACCTGATTTCTGCAAAGTCCTCCAGAGGCAACTGGCCCTGTTGGGATCAAGGGGAGTGGGAAGCATTGGGCAGCATGGTGGGAAGCGTAGGGCCCTGCAGGGACAACAATCCTGCCccctcggagaggagagctggccttggggtagcaagcatgacttgtccccttagctaagcggggtccgccctggttgcatataaatgggagactagaagagattcccctcaggggatggcgccggtctgggaagagcatctaggttccaagtcccctccctggcagcatctccaaagatagggctgagagagactcctgcctgcaaccttggagaagccgctgccagtctgtgaagacaatcctgagctagaggcaccaagggtctgactcagtatatggcagcttcctttgttcctagatGGGGGCCTGCTGAGGCTTCGCACCTGCCCAGGGAAAGCAGGGCACTTGGGAAGAGGCCCTGAGCATCCCCAGCTCCCAGGGCTGCATCTTACCCCTCGTGGAAGACGGGCACCCCAGGGTGGAATGTGCAAGTCTCCAGGTTGCTCTCTTCCCCCTGGTAGACCTGAAAGACAAGCAGGGCCAGGAAGGTCAGCAACAGCAGCTTGGAGCGAGGGAACAGGCCCAACCAGCTGGACGGAGGAGCCCACCTTTCTGCCTGCCAGACTGCCCCAGCCAGTGACCCCGACCCCGACCCCCCCCCGGCAATTCATTAATTCCTTCAAGCAGCAGCTCCATTTGCCCGCAGGGCCTGCCACAGTTCTCTCCCGCCCTTGCTTGGGGTTCCGGACTACCCCTTCCCTTCAGCCTGTAGTTTGGCCCTCTAGGCTTGGATTTAGACTCAGCAAAGGGGCACTTTTTCCAGTGGGGGCTCTATTGTATTTAgcggggatggggatggggaccatccccattcagcccaacACAGTCCCCAAcacagtggttgttgctgaggTCTGCCTTGTGTCTcattttggactgtgagcccctcTGGGATGGCggggagccattttctcattcctctgGCTAGGTAAaacgctttgagaaccttttcgTGGGAAAGCAGAATATAAGAAAAACCACTCACCGCCTTGCAGCCGGAGTTCTTGCAGGTGGTGCCGACGCTCACCTCCAGGACAGCCCCTGCAGTGGCCAGAAATGCAGAATGTAGGTTCAGACACAAACCTCcctgttcagaagcagtctacctccGAAGACCAGTGGGAGAGGAGCACCAGCAGGGAAGGAGTACAACCCCCATGCCCAGCTTTGGGGCTTCCGGAAGGCACCCAACTGGCCCCTGTGTGGAGGAGGCTGGCAAGAGGTTGTGAGTGgcactctacacatgctcaggACATGTACGCGCATTACATCTAGAAACTACCAGATGTCCACTTGGCAGGGCTCTGTGATGTCACATACTTAACACCTTTGTTAATCCAGCCTGGATTAATCCTCTTGAAACGTggttaattgaaattaattaactgaattaatttaattaaattaaaattaattgaaaCGTGGTTAATCCTCTTGAAACGTGGTTAAAGAGTTAATCCTCTTGAAACGTGGGGGCTCCAGCAagagttgcacctaggtaattctggagcctggatctaaaggcctttggaggccaccctgatgatggacccccccccccgccccccaccactgcaaattaagcatcatccccctatgcacacacacacaccatgatacaCACAGTATTTCTAACAcaagggttcttgagggcacaagcagcaactggactcacaagaatgtaagactatcaaacaggtatatttatgcaaaagtCACctagtggcacagaggggaagtaacttgcctagggagcaagaggttgtcggttcgaatccccactggtatgtttcccagacgatgggaaacccctatatcgggcagcagcaatatagggagatgctgaaaggcatcatctcatactgtgcaggaggaggcaatggtcaaccccctcctgtattctaccaaagacaatctcggggctctgtgggtgccaggagtcgaaattgacttgatggcacaagtTTACCTTTATATTgatgtaaatatgcattagcagaaacatttctttctttaaaaaaaaatattaataagaCAATACACAAACATGAATTAGCTTGACCCGCTCGAAGACGAATAATATGGGTCGATTTTTCAGATATGTCAATATGCCACATCGACTGATACCAAGATGGCaaagacatggttttatgcttccagtattgtgcaatggaCAATCTAGCCGCAGTGAACATGAAAACTATAAGATCCTGagacaataatgccaaattagctcccgaaaatacatttaatagagccaactctggtctcatatctaacctctgtGGTGTAATTTTACCCATCTCTAAAAATACCTCTaccaaaagcagaaaatactgggacaagaccaccataaATGGAAGTATGATCCCCTATTTCCagattagcagaaacatttcagcacacatcttaacatattcccatcccacatatttctttccacactccttctctgtctctaaagcacctggcacaggtcataatcccACTTGACTGCCCGGCGCACAGGGTGCGccagcggtgaccacaccacccaggacagatttggAAGTCCCcggggggtgtggaggccctggacttgggccctgaagtccaggagtaagagcaccactggctcCAGCCCACCCTCTCTTCTCCGAAACGCAGGAAGCCaccaactgagcagagaggctCAGCCCCTTCCGAATTTCACCCTGCAGCCCTTCAACCCACATTCCTCACCCCAGAGGGACCCATTCTCCTAACATAACGTGAGTCAGCTGTGGGAGGTCAGTGCCAActgtggggaggaaggctccGTTGATTGTTGCCAAGGCcctattgtaaaccactttgggaacgcttgttgacaagcggtatataaatatccgtcatattcaTTCACGGAAAAGGAGTGATCGCCTTGAAAGACGTCCAGCTGTCAGTGTGTTATGATGtgtttattgtcctgaccattgagcCTGCAACAGCCCCATTTGCAGTGGTGTTTTGAAAGCTGTTCGAAGTCTTCCGAACACAAAAACGACCGTAGGATTctatcagaggaatggaaatgaacatTGGCAGGAgcgtcctccaaagattactccatggagagagggcaACCATTAGTACATTGTTACCcggaccctttcctctgtgcaaaaatgacggCAGTCTTACCCTAACCGTTTGAGGGCAGGGATAAAGAGGAAGTGATCGCACGGAGAATCACCGTGTGATTCTCCGTGCGGAGAATGCTGTAAGTGCAACAAAGCGATCATCCAATTTCCACCTCTGGCGGGGAAGGCGAAGACATTGcccaaaatcactatgagcattcaccCCTCGAGATGGTACCAAAGGCCCACATCTGTGGGTCTGGCACGTGGACTAGCCACCCCTCAACTCACATTCCTGACTTCAGCGGGACCCAACCTCCTCTTTCTCTAGACGAGATgcctgtagcagattcctgcactgagcaggggtctCTAAGGACCCTTTCCATCCTAGAATTCTGTGAGTCTCCTTGACACCCTAGCAGAATATCTTCCCAGCCCAGCTTCTCCCCGCACCCCTCCCCTCTCCCGCCCCATCAAGTGCTTACTGGTGTCTGCAGAGCCAGGCACAGGATTCTGCTCCTCGGGGGACAGGTTCAGCTTCTCCAGGGCCTGTGCCAAGGACCCAGACACCTTTACCGGCAGCAGCTGCTTTGCCTCATCAGGACTGGAGGAGATTGATAAAAAGACGTCCGGGTGCTGGTTAAGAGTCAGAGCTGCTACAAAGTCACAGCCACAAGGGGGCACCCCTCGGGGTGGGAGCCCTgctaccgcccccccccccatataccgGCTCCTTCAGAACACAATGCACAGATGacatatggaactcactgccacaagattatGACGGCCACTCACTTACATGGCTTTCAAAAGGTATTCGATTTGTCCTCCACAGATGTATCTACCAGTGGCTATTATCCATAACTAAATGGAAGCGGAATACCTCTGAAATCCAGAAGCTGCTAATGAACAGGGAAGGACTATCCCTTTTGTGCTCTGCTTGTGGTTTCACAGAAGCATCTGACTGGCCaatgttggaaacaggatgctggctggACTGGATGAGTCCaccttggtctgatctagcatgTCAATTTCCACCTTGAGGAAATTGACTCGATTCTCTCTTAGGCACTGTCTCACCTGGGCCTCTCCCGCTCCATCTTCTCCGCTGATTTCGGCCCCTGGATGATGATCTCAGTGCTCGGTTTGACCTTCGACTCAGGCAAGGCTTCCTCGGGCTCCGGGGGCTTCTCACTGCTGTGATACCCTCTTGTGCAGCCCTTTGAGGATGAAACACCAAGCATCTGGCCCCGGTTCTAACCTCAGGCCTCCAGCATGACAGTCATGCAATCAGGAATTTCACTGCCGGCAACGAGGAATGCCCTGCCAGAGACTTTGCAGAACCTCTGACTCCGGTCATGCACCTCCACACCCCCATCAGACAACTCCCTTTCCTATCTGGATCTCAAAAGGGCCTGCATTTGGGCTGCTTCACAAAACAGCGTCTCATTCCCAAATCCAGACATGTTCAGAACATCAAAGTTCACGACGGACTCgcacaggggtggccaacctgaggctccagctgcaattggactacaactcccatcatccccagctgtagggttgtgcattttgtttttttttctgttttgtttttggcccgaatccgaaacaaccccattttgttctttgtttgaaatcagccaatccgaaacaccccaattttgttctttgttcgaaattgcaaaatccgaatctaaaacgttttggatttttaaaaatggccccagggaaaaactagtgggtggtggtagtgcctgatgggtggaaactaccacccaagtttcagaggaattgggcaaagggctggtttttggtgaatttttgaagtataggattcttcccatagggaagaatggaggtttcagcacaagtatagcttcatgttggggggaaaggtgtggcccagagcagagtagggtgggtggtagtgcccagtggtggcaaggaagctgccagaatgatttcaaaggaattgggcagaaggctgatttttaaagatgtaatggagtttgtgcgtctgtaaagttcttccccatagagaatgatggacctccataattcctgccccataactgcacttggggggcaccagggtgtcccagagtgagtggtggtgtagagcacatagggtgccaacccatggggtactgggttctgttgtttctgagatgttttgagtgtagattcagattgtctggtagcatatgagagtggattcatggtttgtcgttgaaaatctcataagctaccagagaatctacactcagaacacctcagaaaaaaaaacagaacccagcaacccatgggggtggttggcaccctatgtgcactacaccaccactcgctcccggtcaccccagtgccctccaggtggagttatgggtctgctgaaacctccattattcccgggggggggcaccttaaagaagcataaatttcaacaattcctaagaaatcagccctttgccctattcctttggaatctgggttgtggcaggcaccccttggggcactgccacccaactcactgttttgcccctcaggccccctttctgcccctttttcaaaaattctttaaaaataagccctttcccccaattcgtctggaatctgggtggcagcaggcacccattggggcactaccacctgaaccactcttctgcccccaaagccccctttctgcccccaatccaccccaaataacatcaacatcacacatcaacaacagcagagctttggaagaaaatcaggcagatatccaaaggtcatgcacatccacatcccctccgcctgaaatgcaattgatctacacacaacagtgtgaaacaacaacaatgaaatgcacactgccccactagccaatgagggtaaaatttacccttaaatttgcttaaagggaataaggaggcaattgcaaGCAGATCAGcgcatgcttttgctggccaatctgcaggctggaaattcaaacagatgtcaaaactcaaaattgaGACCGAAGGAGAAAGGCTTTTCACGATTGCAAaatgtagtcccaaaacagccgaaacaacagaacgttttgtatccaaaacagggacattttgttttggatacaaaattttctgttttgagcattgggtgttttgttttggctacaaaacagccgaaatggcctgttttgtacacaaaatgttttgtatctgaaacgaaatgcacatccctacccagctgCAGCCGTTTACTGCCGCCACAAAGACTTTGCTGGTGCCCGACAATTAATGCTGTCCATCATGAGCTGGGCCACGAAGTTTGAATTGGTGTCATTGCACAGCACTGCAACTGAACACGCGTGGGcacgtctgttaaggcatcagccttcgGTGCCCATTTCCCAGCggtgtggagcttgagccaaaatgagattgCCTTCACTCTGGCCTTAAACTGGCAGGGGTTTTTTAAACCATCCAGTACAAATTCATACAGATCAACATTGTAATCAGCAGCATGACTGCGATCAGAGTTGAAATGGATACAGGCCGGCTTCCAGGAGCCAAGCAAGGCCGTGGAAAGCAGCCAAGTGGCCTCTgagagcaccaccaccaccaccaccaccaccacgtgacTGAGAGACGTCCGCAGACATACCTTGATGGAGAGGAATTCTGAGAAGTCCGTGGTTCGCTTCTTGCAGCAAGACCAGCCCTGGGTGGAAcaaaggaggaaagctggtcttgagagcaagcatgaattgcccccgttgctaagcaggattgaccctggttgcatttgaatgggagactacatgtgtggaaTTTAAGACAGAagtgggctgctctgggaagagcatctaggttccaagttccctccctggcagcatctccaagatagggctgagagagactcctgcctgcaaccttggagaagccgctgccagtctgtgaagacgatactgagctagatggaccagtggtctgactcagtatatggcagctccctatgttcctaagtaagaGAGCACCATCAGTCTTTCTTTCCATAGACAAGTGAGTCCTCAAACACAGTCACCAGAAATACAGCCACCACTTGTGGGCGGAGGAGGATGTGCCCCCGTTCAAAGCACTGAGGTGGCAGCAGtacacccaccccctgccaggcCGGGCCCAACTCACCTTCAAGGCATCGTGGAAGATGGGGAGGCCTGGATGATGAAGGCAAGAGTCTGCGGGCAGGAAACAAAAGGGCAGCCATTTCAGCACACACCGTGCTTCTCGTCGTCTGCCATCCTGACCAACCCTCCCTGCTAGCCTGTTCTGCCTGGTAAAGTCTAGATCAGGAAGCATGAAAAGCCCCGTCCTCCCACCTGCCCGGCACAGCACACCTGTGGGGAACAGTTCGGCCTACCCTGCAGGAGCAAGCAGCAGCATCTTTCCCTGCTGCAAACAACAGTTTTCCTTTCCATGTTCACACTGCACTTCTAAGCCTGCTTCAAACGTGCTTTAGCTCTCACAGCTTCCAGCCAAGGAATCCTGGAAACCCCAGTTCTACAAAGACCTGTGACAGAGAAATCCCAGCAGGCTCCTCTTGCAGGGGGGAGGTCAGCCAGGATAGCTGAACTGgtttcaaactggtttacatttgaaacGTGCATGTACTGGCTCTCAATCTCCCAttataacaggggttcccaggggcgtagcaaggttggagtgggcccagagacaagatttttaaatgcccgccccccgccttactgaagctcagctcatgaagtaaagaaatcttaaagaaaTATGGTAGCtcctggtcttaacactcacatcaatttcagaagatgaatataactg containing:
- the ITGB1BP2 gene encoding integrin beta-1-binding protein 2 isoform X2, with product MALLCYNKGCGQRFDPEKNSPDSCLHHPGLPIFHDALKGWSCCKKRTTDFSEFLSIKGCTRGYHSSEKPPEPEEALPESKVKPSTEIIIQGPKSAEKMERERPSPDEAKQLLPVKVSGSLAQALEKLNLSPEEQNPVPGSADTRAVLEVSVGTTCKNSGCKAVYQGEESNLETCTFHPGVPVFHEGMKYWSCCGIKTTDFTAFLEQKGCSRGKHTWVKKQDKQLVSCRQDWHQTSSQVVVTIYAKTPLPDFSSVKANRTVVVNVERSFVNMVPSKVEITLQKDSPVPWARLEHPQSRAQAKNQQQQQLEADALEAKDASQEESDDSLSWSEEEDEEWGVGSESQAFFSPASGGN
- the ITGB1BP2 gene encoding integrin beta-1-binding protein 2 isoform X3, producing MALLCYNKGCGQRFDPEKNSPDSCLHHPGLPIFHDALKGWSCCKKRTTDFSEFLSIKGCTRGYHSSEKPPEPEEALPESKVKPSTEIIIQGPKSAEKMERERPSPDEAKQLLPVKVSGSLAQALEKLNLSPEEQNPVPGSADTRAVLEVSVGTTCKNSGCKAVYQGEESNLETCTFHPGVPVFHEGMKYWSCCGIKTTDFTAFLEQKGCSRGKHTWVKKQVVNVERSFVNMVPSKVEITLQKDSPVPWARLEHPQSRAQAKNQQQQQLEADALEAKDASQEESDDSLSWSEEEDEEWGVGSESQAFFSPASGGN
- the ITGB1BP2 gene encoding integrin beta-1-binding protein 2 isoform X1; this encodes MALLCYNKGCGQRFDPEKNSPDSCLHHPGLPIFHDALKGWSCCKKRTTDFSEFLSIKGCTRGYHSSEKPPEPEEALPESKVKPSTEIIIQGPKSAEKMERERPSPDEAKQLLPVKVSGSLAQALEKLNLSPEEQNPVPGSADTRAVLEVSVGTTCKNSGCKAVYQGEESNLETCTFHPGVPVFHEGMKYWSCCGIKTTDFTAFLEQKGCSRGKHTWVKKQDKQLVSCRQDWHQTSSQVVVTIYAKTPLPDFSSVKANRTVLDIHVIFEGNKVFQVELDLWGVVNVERSFVNMVPSKVEITLQKDSPVPWARLEHPQSRAQAKNQQQQQLEADALEAKDASQEESDDSLSWSEEEDEEWGVGSESQAFFSPASGGN